The nucleotide sequence AAAAATTTCCATGGAACTATTGCGTGATTTAAATAAAAACACGATCGATTACCGGGATAACTACGATGGCCAGGAAAAAGAGCCAATTGTTCTGCCGAGCCGATTCCCGAACTTACTGGTAAACGGAACATCTGGGATTGCAGTTGGTATGGCTACCAATATTCCGCCGCATCATTTGGGTGAAACGATTGACGGGGTATTGGCATTAGCTGAAAACCCGGCGATTACGACAGAAGAATTGATGGAATTTATTCCAGGGCCTGATTTCCCGACTGGCGGCATTATTTTAGGACGCAGCGGTATTCGACGCGCTTATGAAACCGGCAGAGGTTCTATCATGATCCGTTCAGTGGTGGATATTGAAACCAAACCGAACGGCAAAGAAGTGATCATCGTCAACGAACTTCCTTATCAAGTAAACAAAGCCCGCTTGATTGAAAAAATTGCGGAGCTTGTGCGCGATAAGCGAATTGACGGCATCACGGATTTACGGGACGAATCTGACCGCAACGGCATGCGCATTGTCATTGAAGTGCGCAGAGATGCAAGTGCCAGCGTCCTACTGAACAATCTATACAAACAGACAGCGATGCAAACAAGTTTCGGGATCAATATGCTGGCACTTGTAGATGGCCATCCGAAAGTTTTGGGCATAAAAGAAGTGCTTTTCCACTACTTAGAGCACCAAAAAGTGGTCATTCGCCGCCGTACGCAATTTGATTTGACGAAAGCGGAAGACCGCGCACATATCCTCGAAGGTTTGCGCATTGCATTGGACCATATTGATGCCATTATCGCGTTGATCCGTGGTTCACAGACAACTGAAGAAGCCCGCAATGGCTTGATGAGCAATTTCAACTTGTCTGAGCGCCAATCACAAGCGATTTTGGATATGCGTCTTCAGCGTTTAACAGGACTGGAACGCGATAAAATTGAAGAAGAATACCAAGGCTTGGTTAAGTTGATCGATGAACTTCGCGAAATTTTGGCGAATGAATACCGGATTCTCGAAATTATCCGTGAAGAATTAACAGAAGTGAAAGAACGTTTCAGCGACGATCGCAGAACGGAAATCACTTCAGGCGGCACGGAAATGTTCGAAGATGAAGATTTAATCCCAAGAGAAGCGTCTGTTTTGACATTGACCCATAACGGTTATATCAAACGGATGCCGGCAAACACATTCCGCAGCCAAAACCGCGGCGGCCGTGGCGTCCAGGGAATGGGCACCAACGAAGATGATTTTGTTGAACATATGCTTTATACCTCTACCCACGATACAATCCTGTTCTTCACGAGCAAAGGGAAAGTGTATCGCAAAAAAGGGTATCAAGTGCCGGAATACGGAAGAACTGCAAAAGGCCTTCCACTGGTCAACTTGCTGGAAATCAGCAAAGACGAAAAAGTAACGGCTGTCATCCGTGTGAAAGAGTTTAAAGAAGACGCATTCTTCTTCTTTACGACACGAGAAGGAATCAGCAAGCGGACACCGGTGTCCAATTACGCCAACATCCGCCAAAACGGGCTGATTGCCATCAGTTTGCGCGAAGAAGATGAATTGATTTCCGTTAAGCTGACCGACGGCAACCAGGAAATCGTCATCGGAACACGCGACGGCGCATTGATCCGTTTCCCTGAAACCGATATCCGCAGCATGGGCCGGACAGCAAGCGGTGTACGTGGTATCCGTTTGCGTGAAGGCGACCAGGTTGTCGGCATGGAAATTCTGGAGAAAGACGATAATATTCTCGTCATCACAGAAAAAGGATACGGCAAACAAACAAAAGAATCCGAATACCGCGTTCAATCCAGAGGCGGTATGGGAATCAAAACTTGCCAAATCACCGACAAGAACGGACCGCTTGTGGCTGTCCGGACAGTCAACGGAACAGAAGACATCATGCTGATCACCATCAATGGCATTTTAATCCGCATGGACGTCAACGATATTTCACAGACTGGCCGAAGCACACAAGGCGTCCGTTTGATCAAGCTCTCTGAAGAAGAAACCGTAGCCACAGTTGCTCGAGTGAAAAAAGATATTGAAATTCCAGAAGGCGCAGAAGAAGCCGAAGAAGATGTTGATTCCACATTGATCGAAGAAAGTGCGGAAGCCGATGTCTATACGGAGGACGAAGTTGTCGCTGACGAAGAGTTAGATAATGTAGAAGAAGAAATAGAAGACGAAGAGTAATATTTTTGAACCCGCTGATTTATTCAGCGGGTTTTTTTATTTGGAGCTAAACGAACGTTCCGTGGATTGAAAGCGAATCGATCAAGCGTTGGCCTGCCAAAAGAGGACGAAGAGAACGAAGCGGAATGCAGTTCTTTCTATATAGAGGAAAAAGAATCGGATAGCAGAAATCTTTTCTGAGCTGGCGGATCAACTTGGTCTATAGCGGCGTGCAAAGTTGGAAATCGGAGATCTAAACAGACTGCAAGAATTCAAAAGTTTCCTGAAAGAAAAAGAATTTATCGAAAGCAGAAGTTTTTTTCGCAAAACTGTTGACGCGAATATTGTGGCATGGTATATTAATCAAGTCGCCAATGAGTGACGCACAAAACATGAACCTTGAAAACTGAACAGCAAAACGTCAACAATAGCAACGGCCGCGCAAAACGGCCCGCGCAAATGTACTGATCAGGCTTCGGCCAGATCAAGCGACTCGTGCGTTCTTCGGAACGGCGAGACGCCAGCAGAATTTGAGCAATCGGTTCTCTATAATGGAGAGTTTGATCCTGGCTCAGGACGAACGCTGGCGGCGTGCCTAATACATGCAAGTCGAGCGGAACACTTGGAGCTTGCTCCAAGCGTTTAGCGGCGGACGGGTGAGTAACACGTGGGCAACCTGCCCTGCAGATCGGGATAACTCCGGGAAACCGGTGCTAATACCGAATAGTTTGACCTCCCTCCTGGGAGGTTACGGAAAGACGGTTTCGGCTGTCACTGCAGGATGGGCCCGCGGCGCATTAGCTAGTTGGTGGGGTAACGGCCCACCAAGGCGACGATGCGTAGCCGACCTGAGAGGGTGATCGGCCACACTGGGACTGAGACACGGCCCAGACTCCTACGGGAGGCAGCAGTAGGGAATCTTCCGCAATGGACGCAAGTCTGACGGAGCAACGCCGCGTGAGTGATGAAGGTTTTCGGATCGTAAAACTCTGTTGCGAGGGAAGAAACCGTGCCAGCTAACTACTGGCACCTTGACGGTACCTCGCCAGAAAGCCACGGCTAACTACGTGCCAGCAGCCGCGGTAATACGTAGGTGGCAAGCGTTGTCCGGAATTATTGGGCGTAAAGCGCGCGCAGGCGGTCCTTTAAGTCTGATGTGAAAGCCCACGGCTCAACCGTGGAGGGTCATTGGAAACTGGGGGACTTGAGTGCAGAAGAGGAAAGTGGAATTCCATGTGTAGCGGTGAAATGCGTAGAGATGTGGAGGAACACCAGTGGCGAAGGCGACTTTCTGGTCTGTAACTGACGCTGAGGCGCGAAAGCGTGGGGAGCAAACAGGATTAGATACCCTGGTAGTCCACGCCGTAAACGATGAGTGCTAAGTGTTAGGGGGTTTCCGCCCCTTAGTGCTGCAGCTAACGCATTAAGCACTCCGCCTGGGGAGTACGGCCGCAAGGCTGAAACTCAAAGGAATTGACGGGGGCCCGCACAAGCGGTGGAGCATGTGGTTTAATTCGAAGCAACGCGAAGAACCTTACCAGGTCTTGACATCCCGCTGACCGCCTTGGAGACAAGGCTTTCCCTTCGGGGACAGCGGTGACAGGTGGTGCATGGTTGTCGTCAGCTCGTGTCGTGAGATGTTGGGTTAAGTCCCGCAACGAGCGCAACCCTTGATCTTAGTTGCCAGCATTCAGTTGGGCACTCTAAGGTGACTGCCGGTGACAAACCGGAGGAAGGTGGGGATGACGTCAAATCATCATGCCCCTTATGACCTGGGCTACACACGTGCTACAATGGACGGTACAAAGGGCTGCCAACCCGCGAGGGGGAGCCAATCCCAGAAAACCGTTCTCAGTTCGGATTGCAGGCTGCAACTCGCCTGCATGAAGCCGGAATCGCTAGTAATCGTGGATCAGCATGCCACGGTGAATACGTTCCCGGGCCTTGTACACACCGCCCGTCACACCACGAGAGTTTGTAACACCCGAAGTCGGTGAGGTAACCCTTGTGGAGCCAGCCGCCGAAGGTGGGACAGATGATTGGGGTGAAGTCGTAACAAGGTAGCCGTATCGGAAGGTGCGGCTGGATCACCTCCTTTCTAAGGATATATTCGGAACGAAACCTGCGGGTTTCGGTTGACGTTTTGCGTTCAGTTTTGAAGGTTCACCTTCGGCGATGCCGAGTTGGAACTTCAACAACTTGTTCTTTGAAAACTGGATATGACGACATTGAAACAACGAAAACAAGCAACACGAGTGATGAGACCGATTTGGTTCGGTCGACTTTCTAATGGTTAAGTTAGAAAGGGCGCACGGTGGATGCCTTGGCACTAGGAGCCGAAGAAGGACGGCACTAACACCGATATGCTCCGGGGAGCTGTAAGTGAGCATTGATCCGGAGATTTCCGAATGGGGGAACCCACCGCCTTTAATGGGGCGGTATCCATGTGTGAATTCATAGCACATGAGAAGGCAGACCCAGGGAACTGAAACATCTAAGTACCTGGAGGAACAGAAAGCAAATGCGATTCCCTGAGTAGCGGCGAGCGAAACGGGATCAGCCCAAACCAAGAGGCTTGCCTCTTGGGGTTGTAGGACACTCAATACGGAGTTACAAAAGAAGCGGTTAGGCGAAGCGACCTGGAACGGTCCGCCACAGTGGGTAACAGCCCCGTAGCCGAAAATCGCTTCCCTCCTGAGTGGATCCTGAGTACGGCGGAACACGTGAAATTCCGTCGGAATCCGGGAGGACCATCTCCCAAGGCTAAATACTACCTAGTGACCGATAGTGAACCAGTACCGTGAGGGAAAGGTGAAAAGCACCCCGGAAGGGGAGTGAAACAGATCCTGAAACCGTGTGCCTACAACTAGTCAAAGCCCGTTTATGGGTGATGGCGTGCCTTTTGTAGAATGAACCGGCGAGTTACGATTGCATGCAAGGTTAAGGTGAGAAGCCGGAGCCGCAGCGAAAGCGAGTCTGAATAGGGCGAATGAGTATGCAGTTGTAGACCCGAAACCAGGTGATCTACCCATGTCCAGGGTGAAGGTAAGGTAACACTTACTGGAGGCCCGAACCCACGCACGTTGAAAAGTGCGGGGATGAGGTGTGGGTAGCGGAGAAATTCCAATCGAACCTGGAGATAGCTGGTTCTCTCCGAAATAGCTTTAGGGCTAGCCTCAAGATTGAGAATCCTGGAGGTAGAGCACTGTTTGGACTAGGGGCCCATCCCGGGTTACCGAATTCAGACAAACTCCGAATGCCAGTGATTTATGCTTGGGAGTCAGACTGCGAGTGATAAGATCCGTAGTCAAGAGGGAAACAGCCCAGACCACCAGCTAAGGTCCCCAAATATCCGTTAAGTGGAAAAGGATGTGGCGTTGCTTAGACAACCAGGATGTTGGCTTAGAAGCAGCCATCATTTAAAGAGTGCGTAATAGCTCACTGGTCGAGTGACACTGCGCCGAAAATGTACCGGGGCTAAACGGATTACCGAAGCTGTGGATGGACATCTCAGATGTCCGTGGTAGGAGAGCGTTCTAAGGGCGTCGAAGCGGGACCGGAAGGATCCGTGGAGCGCTTAGAAGTGAGAATGCCGGTATGAGTAACGAAAGACGGGTGAGAATCCCGTCCACCGAATGCCTAAGGTTTCCTGAGGAAGGCTCGTCCGCTCAGGGTCAGTCGGGACCTAAGTCGAGGCCGATAGGCGTAGACGATGGACAACAGGTTGATATTCCTGTACCACCTCCCCGCCGTTTGAGCAATGGGGGGACGCAGAAGGATAAGGCGAGCGCGCCGTTGGTTGAGCGCGTCCAAGCAGCAAGGTGGGAAACGAGGCAAATCCCGTTTCCGCAAACATTGAACTGTGACGGCAAGGGGCGTATGCCCTGGAGTCCCTGATTTCACACTGCCAAGAAAAGCCTCTAGCGAGGCGGGAGGTGCCCGTACCGCAAACCGACACAGGTAGGCGAGAAGAGAATTCTAAGGTGAGCGAGTGAACTCTCGTTAAGGAACTCGGCAAAATGACCCCGTAACTTCGGGAGAAGGGGTGCTCTGGTAGGGTGTATAGCCCGAGAGAGCCGCAGTGAATAGGCCCAGGCGACTGTTTAGCAAAAACACAGGTCTCTGCAAAACCGTAAGGTGACGTATAGGGGCTGACGCCTGCCCGGTGCTGGAAGGTTAAGGGGAGTGCTTAGCGCAAGCGAAGGTGCGAACTGAAGCCCCAGTAAACGGCGGCCGTAACTATAACGGTCCTAAGGTAGCGAAATTCCTTGTCGGGTAAGTTCCGACCCGCACGAAAGGCGTAACGATCTGGGCACTGTCTCAACGAGAGACTCGGTGAAATTATAGTACCTGTGAAGATGCAGGTTACCCGCGACAGGACGGAAAGACCCCGTGGAGCTTTACTGCAGCCTGATATTGAATTTTGGTGCAACTTGTACAGGATAGGTAGGAGCCAGAGAACCCGGAGCGCCAGCTTCGGGGGAGGCGTCGGTGGGATACTACCCTGGTTGTATTGAAATTCTAACCCACGCCCCTGATCGGGGCGGGAGACAGTGTCAGGCGGGCAGTTTGACTGGGGCGGTCGCCTCCTAAAGAGTAACGGAGGCGCCCAAAGGTTCCCTCAGAATGGTTGGAAATCATTCGCAGAGTGTAAAGGCACAAGGGAGCTTGACTGCGAGACGTACAGGTCGAGCAGGGTCGAAAGACGGGCTTAGTGATCCGGTGGTTCCGCATGGAAGGGCCATCGCTCAACGGATAAAAGCTACCCCGGGGATAACAGGCTTATCTCCCCCAAGAGTCCACATCGACGGGGAGGTTTGGCACCTCGATGTCGGCTCATCGCATCCTGGGGCTGTAGTCGGTCCCAAGGGTTGGGCTGTTCGCCCATTAAAGCGGTACGCGAGCTGGGTTCAGAACGTCGTGAGACAGTTCGGTCCCTATCCGTCGCGGGCGCAGGAAATTTGAGAGGAGCTGTCCTTAGTACGAGAGGACCGGGATGGACACACCGCTGGTGTACCAGTTGTTCCGCCAGGGGCATCGCTGGGTAGCTATGTGTGGCCGGGATAAGTGCTGAAAGCATCTAAGCACGAAGCCCCCCTCAAGATGAGATTTCCCATTGCGCAAGCAAGTAAGATCCCTCAAAGACGATGAGGTAGATAGGTTCGGGGTGGAAGCGCGGCGACGCGTGCAGCTGACGAATACTAATCGATCGAGGACTTAACCAACATAGTTGTTTTCAATGTCGCATATCCAGTTTTGAGGGCGCAAGCACTCAACAAAAAGAGTCCAGTGATGATGGCAAAGAGGCCACACCCGTTCCCATCCCGAACACGGAAGTTAAGCTCTTTTGCGCCGATGGTAGTTGGGGGTTTCCCCCTGTGAGAGTAGGACATTGCTGGGCCAAGAAAAAAAGCCGTTGCCGGTATTTCCGGCGGCGGCTTTTTTGTGTTTTTTTCCGAATATATTCGCAGCAAAAAGAAAACAGTGGTACCGTTTACTGCACAGTTGGACCAATTGTATATTTCTTGAAGATATGCTAAAAGAAATGAAAAGAACGGGCAGTAGAACCGTTAAGACGATCAAACGGCAGCGCTATATGGAATTCTACGGGACTCTTCATCAAAAATCACCTGAACGATAATTCTGAATACTTTTTCTTATTCCGGTTTTCTTGACACTGTTTAGCGGCGCTGATAACCTTACAATAATATTCAAAAGGAAGCAGGAGGCGTATCCATAATGTGGGAGTCGAAATTTGTTAAAGAAGGTTTGACGTTTGATGATGTATTGCTTGTACCAGCACGGTCGGAAGTGCTGCCAAAGGATATCAATTTGTCAGTGGAGTTAACTCCGGCTATCAAATTGAACATTCCTATTATTAGTGCCGGTATGGATACTGTTACCGAAGCGAAAATGGCAATTTCAATGGCTCGCCAAGGCGGATTGGGAATCATCCATAAAAACATGAGCATTGAAGAACAGGCAGAGCAAGTAACGACTGTAAAACGTTCAGAAAATGGCGTTATAACGGATCCTTTTTTCTTAACACCTACGCATCAAGTATTCGATGCTGAACATCTTATGGGGAAATACCGCATCTCAGGTGTTCCAATCGTCAACAATGAAGAAGAGCAAAAATTGGTCGGCATCATTACGAACCGCGATTTGCGCTTTATCCAGGACTATTCATTGAAAATCGATGAAGTCATGACGAAAGAAGAATTGGTTACAGCTTCAGTAGGAACTACACTGGAAGAGGCCGAAAAAATTCTTCAGCAATATAAAATTGAGAAACTCCCAATTGTTGATGATCAAGGGATATTAAAAGGGTTAATTACCATTAAAGACATCGAAAAAGTCATCGAATTCCCGAATGCTGCAAAAGACAGCCACGGACGATTGCTTGCAGGCGCGGCAGTCGGGGTGACTTCAGATACAATGAAGCGAGTGGAGCAATTGGTTAAAGCGGGTGTGGATGTAATCGTTCTTGATACGGCACATGGCCATTCTAAAGGAGTTTTGGATTCCGTTAACCAAATTCGTGCGACATACCCTGAATTGGCGATCATTGCAGGAAATGTAGCCACTGCAGAAGGTACAAAAGCATTGATCGATGCTGGAGCAGACGTTGTCAAAGTAGGAATCGGACCTGGTTCGATTTGTACGACTCGAGTTGTTGCCGGTGTTGGGGTTCCACAAATCACGGCTGTTTACGATTGTGCCACAGAAGCACGCAAACACGGCAAAACAATTATTGCAGACGGCGGCATCAAGTATTCCGGCGATATCATTAAAGCATTGGCAGCCGGCGGGCATGTGGTCATGCTCGGAAGCCTTCTTGCTGGTACGACGGAAAGCCCAGGAGAAACCGAAATCTTCCAGGGGCGCCAATTTAAAAATTACCGCGGTATGGGTTCAATCGCAGCCATGGAAAAAGGATCAAAAGACCGTTATTTCCAGGACGATGCGAAAAAACTGGTACCGGAAGGCATTGAAGGGCGCTTGCCATACAAAGGGCCGCTTGCTGATACGATTCACCAATTGCTTGGCGGCATTCGTGCAGGAATGGGTTATTGTGGCACTCCGGATTTGCAGACTTTGCGTGATGAAGCGCAATTTATCCGCATGACTGGTGCTGGCCTTCGCGAAAGCCATCCACACGATGTCCAAATTACAAAAGAGTCTCCTAACTATTCTATTTCATAAGATTTGCCTAAAGCACTCTTTGCCTCTATCCGTAGATGCAAAGAGTGCTTTTTTCATGTTTTGGTTTAGGGAGGTACAGAATATGATAGAATTATATGGGGAAACTTACAGATGGAGGTATTGAAATACGTGAGAATTGTGTTGAAATTAACGATTATTTTGGCTGTGCTGCTGACTGTTGGTATGCCTCAGCAGGCAAAAGCGGCGGATTCTTTAAATATACTGGCGGATGCTGCCATTTTGGTAGATGCTGATTCTGGAAAAATATTATATGCACAAAACGCAGACGCTACGTTAGGCATTGCAAGTATGACAAAAATGATGACCGAGTATTTATTGTTTGAAGCGATTGAAGACGGCCGTGTATCGTGGGACCAAGAATACACGGTTACGGATTATGCTTATGAGATTTCACAGGATATGCGCTTGAGCAATGTGCCTTTGAGAAAAGGAGAAGCTTATACGATTCAGGAGTTGTATGAAGCGATGGCGATTTATTCCGCGAATGCAGCGACAATCGGCATTGCTGAGACAATCGCTGGGACGGAAGAGGAATTCGTCCGCCTGATGAATGAAAAAGCAGAAGAGCTGGGATTGGCCGGGGCAAAATTGGTCAATTCAACGGGATTGAGCAACTCCTTATTGATGGGGATGCATCCGAAAAGCACAGGTGCAAATGATGAAAACGTCATGTCCGCAAAAGCCGTTGCCAAATTGACAAAGGCGCTGCTGGACAAATATCCGGAAGTGTTGGAAACCACAAAAATTCCGAATAAAATGTTCCGTCCGGGTACAGCAGATGCGATTAATATGTTGAACTGGAATTCAATGCTTCCAGGACTGGCTTTTGAATACGAAGGCGTGGACGGCTTGAAAACCGGCAGCACGGATTTTGCCGGACACAGCTTTGCCGGTACGGCCAAGCGTGATGGCACTCGGTTGATTGCCGTGGTCATGAAAGCGGTTGATGAAAAGGGTGTAGGTTCTTACAAAGCCCGCTTTGACCAGACACGGGTTCTATTCGACTTCGGCTTTGGCCAGTTCACGAAAGAAGAAATCATTCCCGGGGGTTATCAGATCAAAGGGCAAGAAACTTTGCCGGTAACTAAAGGGGAAGAAAAAGCTGTATCGATCGCCGTGAAAGAACCGATTACGATGATGATTCAGACAAGCGACAAAGAAAAGTATCAACCGGAATTGGTCCTGGATGAGTCTGTCGTGGACGAAGGCAAGATTGAAGCAGGAATCGGCAAAGGAGAAGTAGTCGGTACCGTTAACGTTGTTAAAATAGAAGGAGAAGACTACGGCTATTTAGATGGCACGAAAAGCGATGCTGAAGTTGTGACAACAGAAAAAGTGGCACGGGCCAATTGGTTCTCGCTGTCTATCCAAGCTGTAGGCAATTTCGTCTCCAATATGTGGTCAGGCGCCCTTGATTTTGTAAAAGGATTATTTTAAAGAAAAGCAGTTCATCTATTCAGATGAGCTGCTTTTTTGTGCGGCAATTTCCCAGCACGCCATTAAATGCACAATTCCTGATTCAATTTCTTGTTCGGTTAACCCGCCAAACCCCAAAACGATTTTCGGAGGCGAGACCGTTTTTCCTTCGACGTCGTAAGATCCCAGGCCAAATACCCGGATTCCGGCGCCTTTAGCGCGTTCAATAAGCTCATTTTCCGTTAAAGCAGTCTGGATGGTCAGCACAATGTGCATGCCGGCTTGCTGGCCGGAAACCGAGACCTGAGGTGCAAATACATGTAGAACGGCTGTTAAGTGTTCAAGTTTTTTCTTGTACAGTTTGCGCATCCGGTTTAAATGGCGTGAAAAATGCCCTTCTTTCATAAACGCGCTGACAAGCTGCTGGTCAATTCTTGGCACAGATGATGAATAATGAAGGAAAGTCTGGCGGTAAGCACGCATCAGCCTTTTCGGCAAAACCATATAGGCAATTCGCAAAGAAGGCATAAGCGACTTGGAGAACGTACTGATGTAAATAACCCGTCCGCTGACATCCATGCTCTGGAGTGCCGGGATTGGCCGGCTTGTGTAGCGGAATTCGCTGTCGTAATCGTCTTCAATGATGTAGCGTTCCGGCTTGGCTGCTGCCCAGTTTAGGAGTTGAGCCCGTTTGGTGGCACTGAGCACAGCACCTGTCGGAAATTGATGGGAAGGTGTGACATAAGCAATATCCACTTCCGACGCTTCAAGTTCCCCGACATTGATGCCATCCGTTTCGATGCTGATGGGCACAGCCTTTCGGTCATGGTGGGCAAAAATAGTGTGCGTCAGTGCATATCCCGGATTTTCAAAGCCGAAGACAATGGTTTTATCAAGCAAGCGAATCAACAAAGGCATCAACTGTTCCGTTCCGGAGCCGATAATGATTTGATCAGCTTCGCATACCACGCCCCGTGACTGGAACAAGTAGCGGGAAATTTCCTGGCGCAGGGTTTCATCGCCTTGCGGATGCCCACTCAACAGCAACCCGTGGTTGGATTCATCGAGAAGGTCTTTGGACAGCTTGCGCCACGTTGAAAAAGGAAAAGAACGGGAATCGATGGCTGCCGGATTAAAATCATAGCGGTATTCTAGACGTTCCGGCGCCAAGGGTTTCTCTTGCGGCACATCCAAATAAGCCACTTCTTCCACCGGCTGCGCGTAAAACCCTTTGCGGGCCCTCGATTCAATAAACCCTTCTGCAACCAGCTGGCCATAAGCCAATTCAACCGTGGTCTGGCTGATATCCAGAAACTCCGCCAATTTTCGTTTACTGGGCAGTTTGGTATCGACGGAGATTTTGCCGTCAATAATGGCTTGTTTAATTTCCCGGTAAAGCTGTTTGTATAAAGGCGTTGAAATGCTTCGCTGCAGCTGGAACATTAGCATATCCATGATGTCTCCCCCCCCAACTGACCTTATGAATTAATGGGAATCTGAGTATTTCTATATGGTCAATCTCTATTATACTGACAATATTAAGAAAAGGGGGAATTTTAATGAGTAAACACGGAACGGATCGAGTCAAACGCGGAATGGCGGAAATGCAAAAAGGCGGAGTCATCATGGATGTGGTGAATGCAGAACAGGCGCGCATTGCAGAAGCGGCGGGCGCAACAGCGGTTATGGCGCTTGAACGCGTGCCTTCGGATATTCGAAGAGACGGCGACGTAGCGCGTATGGCAGACCCGCGCATTACAGAAGAAGTGATGAAAGCTGTATCCATTCCGGTAATGGCCAAAGCGCGGATTGGCCATATTGTGGAAGCGCGTGTGTTGGAAGCGATGGGTGTGGATTACATAGATGAAAGTGAAGTGCTGACACCGGCGGACGAGGAATTCCACTTATTAAAAGATGCCTATACGGTGCCATTTGTCTGCGGCTGCCGCAATTTAGGCGAAGCGGCGCGCCGTATCGGTGAAGGGGCTTCGATGCTCCGGACAAAAGGGGAACCGGGCACCGGCAATATCGTCGAAGCGGTCCGGCACTTGCGCCAAGTGAATGCGGAAGTGCGAAAAGTCGTTACGCTCAGCGATGATGAATTGATGACCGAAGCACGCAACTTAGGCGCTTCGTATGAATTCCTGAAAGAAGTGAAGCGCCTTGGCCGCTTGCCGGTCGTCAACTTTGCAGCGGGCGGT is from Planococcus liqunii and encodes:
- the gyrA gene encoding DNA gyrase subunit A; its protein translation is MAERPSSGVEEINISTEMRTSFLDYAMSVIVSRALPDVRDGLKPVHRRILYAMHDLGITSDKAYKKSARIVGDVIGKYHPHGDSAVYETMVRMAQDFSYRYMLVDGHGNFGSVDGDAAAAMRYTESRMSKISMELLRDLNKNTIDYRDNYDGQEKEPIVLPSRFPNLLVNGTSGIAVGMATNIPPHHLGETIDGVLALAENPAITTEELMEFIPGPDFPTGGIILGRSGIRRAYETGRGSIMIRSVVDIETKPNGKEVIIVNELPYQVNKARLIEKIAELVRDKRIDGITDLRDESDRNGMRIVIEVRRDASASVLLNNLYKQTAMQTSFGINMLALVDGHPKVLGIKEVLFHYLEHQKVVIRRRTQFDLTKAEDRAHILEGLRIALDHIDAIIALIRGSQTTEEARNGLMSNFNLSERQSQAILDMRLQRLTGLERDKIEEEYQGLVKLIDELREILANEYRILEIIREELTEVKERFSDDRRTEITSGGTEMFEDEDLIPREASVLTLTHNGYIKRMPANTFRSQNRGGRGVQGMGTNEDDFVEHMLYTSTHDTILFFTSKGKVYRKKGYQVPEYGRTAKGLPLVNLLEISKDEKVTAVIRVKEFKEDAFFFFTTREGISKRTPVSNYANIRQNGLIAISLREEDELISVKLTDGNQEIVIGTRDGALIRFPETDIRSMGRTASGVRGIRLREGDQVVGMEILEKDDNILVITEKGYGKQTKESEYRVQSRGGMGIKTCQITDKNGPLVAVRTVNGTEDIMLITINGILIRMDVNDISQTGRSTQGVRLIKLSEEETVATVARVKKDIEIPEGAEEAEEDVDSTLIEESAEADVYTEDEVVADEELDNVEEEIEDEE
- a CDS encoding PLP-dependent aminotransferase family protein, which produces MDMLMFQLQRSISTPLYKQLYREIKQAIIDGKISVDTKLPSKRKLAEFLDISQTTVELAYGQLVAEGFIESRARKGFYAQPVEEVAYLDVPQEKPLAPERLEYRYDFNPAAIDSRSFPFSTWRKLSKDLLDESNHGLLLSGHPQGDETLRQEISRYLFQSRGVVCEADQIIIGSGTEQLMPLLIRLLDKTIVFGFENPGYALTHTIFAHHDRKAVPISIETDGINVGELEASEVDIAYVTPSHQFPTGAVLSATKRAQLLNWAAAKPERYIIEDDYDSEFRYTSRPIPALQSMDVSGRVIYISTFSKSLMPSLRIAYMVLPKRLMRAYRQTFLHYSSSVPRIDQQLVSAFMKEGHFSRHLNRMRKLYKKKLEHLTAVLHVFAPQVSVSGQQAGMHIVLTIQTALTENELIERAKGAGIRVFGLGSYDVEGKTVSPPKIVLGFGGLTEQEIESGIVHLMACWEIAAQKSSSSE
- a CDS encoding D-alanyl-D-alanine carboxypeptidase family protein, whose protein sequence is MEVLKYVRIVLKLTIILAVLLTVGMPQQAKAADSLNILADAAILVDADSGKILYAQNADATLGIASMTKMMTEYLLFEAIEDGRVSWDQEYTVTDYAYEISQDMRLSNVPLRKGEAYTIQELYEAMAIYSANAATIGIAETIAGTEEEFVRLMNEKAEELGLAGAKLVNSTGLSNSLLMGMHPKSTGANDENVMSAKAVAKLTKALLDKYPEVLETTKIPNKMFRPGTADAINMLNWNSMLPGLAFEYEGVDGLKTGSTDFAGHSFAGTAKRDGTRLIAVVMKAVDEKGVGSYKARFDQTRVLFDFGFGQFTKEEIIPGGYQIKGQETLPVTKGEEKAVSIAVKEPITMMIQTSDKEKYQPELVLDESVVDEGKIEAGIGKGEVVGTVNVVKIEGEDYGYLDGTKSDAEVVTTEKVARANWFSLSIQAVGNFVSNMWSGALDFVKGLF
- the guaB gene encoding IMP dehydrogenase; this encodes MWESKFVKEGLTFDDVLLVPARSEVLPKDINLSVELTPAIKLNIPIISAGMDTVTEAKMAISMARQGGLGIIHKNMSIEEQAEQVTTVKRSENGVITDPFFLTPTHQVFDAEHLMGKYRISGVPIVNNEEEQKLVGIITNRDLRFIQDYSLKIDEVMTKEELVTASVGTTLEEAEKILQQYKIEKLPIVDDQGILKGLITIKDIEKVIEFPNAAKDSHGRLLAGAAVGVTSDTMKRVEQLVKAGVDVIVLDTAHGHSKGVLDSVNQIRATYPELAIIAGNVATAEGTKALIDAGADVVKVGIGPGSICTTRVVAGVGVPQITAVYDCATEARKHGKTIIADGGIKYSGDIIKALAAGGHVVMLGSLLAGTTESPGETEIFQGRQFKNYRGMGSIAAMEKGSKDRYFQDDAKKLVPEGIEGRLPYKGPLADTIHQLLGGIRAGMGYCGTPDLQTLRDEAQFIRMTGAGLRESHPHDVQITKESPNYSIS
- the pdxS gene encoding pyridoxal 5'-phosphate synthase lyase subunit PdxS — protein: MSKHGTDRVKRGMAEMQKGGVIMDVVNAEQARIAEAAGATAVMALERVPSDIRRDGDVARMADPRITEEVMKAVSIPVMAKARIGHIVEARVLEAMGVDYIDESEVLTPADEEFHLLKDAYTVPFVCGCRNLGEAARRIGEGASMLRTKGEPGTGNIVEAVRHLRQVNAEVRKVVTLSDDELMTEARNLGASYEFLKEVKRLGRLPVVNFAAGGVATPADAALMMELGADGVFVGSGIFKSEHPERFARAIVEATTHYQDYKLIAELSKDLGIAMKGIEISTIAAGERMQERGW